A single Paenibacillus kribbensis DNA region contains:
- a CDS encoding uracil-DNA glycosylase translates to MFGNDWDDVLREEVEKSYFNELRYTLAREYKIHKVYPQKEDLFSALKLTPYHLTKAVILGQDPYHGEGQAHGLSFSVRPGVRTPPSLQNIYKEMHDDIGTPIPNQGYLVPWAEQGVLLLNNVLTVREGQPQSHQGIGWERFTDAVIEAINEREQPVVFILWGSHAQKKASFVNTSKHLVLKSVHPSPLAAHRGFFGSKPFSRTNAFLQEHGMEPIRWEIPSR, encoded by the coding sequence ATGTTTGGAAATGATTGGGATGATGTATTACGGGAAGAGGTCGAAAAATCTTACTTTAATGAATTAAGGTACACATTAGCCCGTGAGTACAAGATACACAAAGTATATCCCCAAAAAGAAGATTTGTTTTCAGCACTCAAATTAACGCCATATCATCTTACCAAAGCGGTTATATTGGGACAGGACCCCTATCATGGAGAGGGACAAGCTCACGGCTTGAGCTTTTCCGTCAGACCCGGTGTGCGCACGCCGCCGTCCCTACAAAATATTTACAAAGAGATGCACGATGATATCGGGACTCCCATTCCGAATCAGGGCTACCTTGTTCCTTGGGCTGAGCAGGGCGTGTTGCTGCTGAACAATGTGCTGACCGTACGTGAAGGACAACCGCAATCTCATCAGGGAATAGGCTGGGAACGTTTCACGGATGCTGTGATTGAAGCGATTAATGAACGTGAGCAGCCAGTAGTGTTTATTTTGTGGGGCAGTCATGCTCAGAAAAAAGCAAGCTTCGTGAATACCAGCAAGCATTTGGTACTGAAATCCGTCCATCCGAGTCCACTCGCGGCTCACCGGGGATTTTTTGGCAGCAAACCTTTTTCGCGTACCAATGCATTTTTGCAGGAGCATGGAATGGAACCGATACGGTGGGAGATTCCTAGCCGCTAG
- a CDS encoding S-layer homology domain-containing protein translates to MSMKKSAFAAVTAVAILSFSIGDPLFAADSQFKDLDNVSGKEKIISLKDQGLLKGVSDTQFLPSSKVTAAQGVQLISGAFRFSLIAIDFIKAPQASDLFTHVKDTAWYADAFINAHYNGVDIPKDIDPAKALTKEEFTHMLIQGIEKAGVLPMIKIAPVNISDDSELEPAYQGSIQRSLVYKVNTLDATGKFHPKSEITRAEAAVMLYNALEYLNTHTNSSQIQQ, encoded by the coding sequence ATGAGTATGAAAAAAAGTGCATTCGCAGCCGTTACAGCCGTAGCCATTTTGTCCTTTTCCATTGGAGACCCATTGTTTGCGGCAGACAGCCAATTCAAGGATTTAGACAACGTAAGCGGCAAAGAAAAAATCATATCCCTTAAAGATCAGGGTCTACTCAAAGGGGTCTCTGACACGCAGTTCCTCCCATCTTCTAAAGTGACCGCTGCACAAGGAGTTCAGCTGATCTCCGGTGCATTCCGGTTCAGTTTGATTGCCATTGATTTTATAAAGGCACCGCAGGCCAGCGACCTGTTCACCCATGTCAAGGATACCGCATGGTACGCCGATGCTTTTATCAACGCGCATTATAATGGTGTAGACATTCCAAAAGATATCGATCCTGCCAAAGCTCTGACCAAGGAGGAGTTTACCCACATGCTGATTCAGGGCATCGAAAAAGCGGGCGTTCTTCCCATGATTAAAATCGCACCTGTGAATATCTCTGACGACAGCGAATTGGAGCCTGCTTATCAAGGCAGCATTCAGCGCTCGCTAGTGTACAAGGTCAATACTTTGGATGCGACTGGAAAGTTTCATCCAAAAAGCGAGATTACACGCGCTGAAGCTGCTGTTATGCTATATAATGCATTGGAATATTTGAATACTCATACAAATTCGTCACAAATACAGCAATAA
- a CDS encoding Ig-like domain-containing protein, translating to MKSMSKRSTFLLALLMFVVAAWPAGLIRAEESTSYTVEWDSQNPTTVNLGGNPAQLKVWLVTEKGKTDVTEKAEWISGDPSILKVEKGLITPVSIGQVKVTATHENKTVATKITVKSPYSKLQLNPSGPLNLTIGGESKQLTAQGVLSGGGTENVSGVEWTSSNSTVATVENGLVRPLAKGVTYIKADKDGLKAQTIVYVRSSSQALTLSESGSKSVFLGSFPIQVNATDVSLTGSKTDVTNTAEWTSSNPLVATVEQGKITPMDAGNATITASYHGLSKTLKINVLPTVEKLVSSKASLTLETGSKTSLPTISAYLVNGAKKAVQSDVKWSLSSESAVKIAGGKLVAVNPGSATLTATVGALKLDIPVTVQYKVLKLTASEKKYVLVAGQEASLPTIKAQMAGGGTLDVTNQVSWAATTAAVTVGNGKVKAVSGGNSGIKAMYMNKYVKVPVIVEGAISTLTPSFTSADMNLKGSKSIKVIGIYTDGKKATLSSKVKWTTSNASVASVKGSSIKAVGIGTATITGTYQDKSFNVEIKVTPKLLKLVLSNKNLKLPKGSSQVLSVNAVYDSGAMTNVTSSAVWTSSKPSIVQVTGGQVKAVATGSSSIKVVYGGKTVSTSARVLK from the coding sequence ATGAAGAGTATGAGCAAACGGAGTACCTTCTTACTTGCTTTGCTGATGTTTGTAGTTGCAGCATGGCCAGCAGGTTTGATCCGGGCTGAGGAGAGCACGTCTTACACAGTGGAGTGGGATAGTCAAAATCCAACCACAGTCAATCTGGGTGGAAACCCTGCGCAATTAAAAGTGTGGTTGGTGACAGAAAAAGGGAAAACGGATGTAACCGAAAAAGCTGAATGGATCTCCGGAGACCCAAGTATCTTAAAGGTAGAAAAGGGACTCATTACCCCGGTATCGATAGGGCAGGTCAAAGTTACCGCCACACATGAAAACAAGACAGTAGCGACGAAAATTACAGTAAAATCGCCTTACAGCAAGCTGCAATTAAATCCGTCTGGTCCTTTGAATCTGACCATTGGCGGAGAATCGAAGCAACTGACAGCTCAAGGTGTGCTTAGCGGAGGCGGGACGGAAAATGTGTCCGGTGTGGAATGGACATCTTCGAATTCGACCGTTGCTACCGTAGAGAATGGACTTGTACGCCCGCTTGCCAAAGGTGTGACTTACATTAAAGCCGACAAGGATGGACTTAAAGCACAAACCATCGTGTATGTGCGTTCTTCCTCCCAGGCATTGACATTAAGCGAGTCCGGTTCCAAATCGGTCTTTCTGGGCAGCTTCCCCATTCAGGTCAATGCAACCGATGTGAGCCTGACAGGCAGCAAAACCGATGTAACCAACACGGCAGAATGGACTTCGTCTAATCCGCTGGTTGCTACAGTGGAGCAGGGTAAAATCACTCCGATGGACGCAGGGAATGCGACGATTACAGCGTCCTATCACGGTTTGAGCAAGACGCTGAAGATTAATGTGCTGCCGACTGTGGAAAAGCTGGTATCGAGCAAAGCGAGTCTGACTCTCGAAACAGGCAGCAAAACTTCTCTTCCGACGATATCTGCTTATTTGGTCAATGGGGCTAAAAAAGCAGTTCAATCCGATGTGAAATGGAGCTTAAGCAGTGAAAGTGCAGTCAAAATAGCAGGTGGCAAGCTGGTTGCAGTAAATCCAGGCAGCGCAACATTGACAGCGACAGTAGGTGCGCTCAAGCTGGATATTCCAGTGACCGTGCAATACAAAGTGCTCAAGCTGACCGCTTCTGAAAAGAAATATGTACTGGTTGCAGGACAAGAAGCGAGTCTTCCGACAATCAAGGCACAAATGGCTGGTGGGGGAACACTTGATGTTACGAATCAGGTAAGCTGGGCCGCTACAACAGCGGCAGTTACAGTAGGAAACGGTAAAGTAAAAGCGGTAAGCGGTGGCAACTCAGGCATCAAGGCCATGTATATGAATAAATACGTGAAGGTGCCTGTCATTGTAGAAGGAGCCATTTCTACATTGACCCCAAGCTTTACAAGTGCTGATATGAATTTGAAAGGGAGCAAGTCCATCAAAGTTATCGGCATATATACAGATGGTAAAAAAGCTACGCTGAGCAGCAAGGTAAAATGGACTACATCGAATGCTTCTGTAGCGAGCGTAAAAGGGTCATCTATTAAAGCGGTTGGAATTGGAACAGCAACCATTACAGGCACATACCAAGACAAGTCGTTTAATGTGGAGATCAAGGTAACGCCCAAGCTGCTCAAGTTGGTCTTGAGCAACAAGAACCTGAAGCTTCCTAAAGGCTCCTCTCAAGTGCTTAGTGTAAATGCAGTTTATGATTCAGGCGCAATGACCAATGTGACAAGCTCAGCGGTGTGGACATCTTCCAAGCCGTCGATTGTACAGGTAACAGGCGGACAGGTGAAGGCAGTGGCGACCGGAAGTTCAAGCATCAAAGTGGTCTATGGTGGTAAAACTGTATCGACATCTGCGAGAGTGTTAAAATAG
- a CDS encoding NucA/NucB deoxyribonuclease domain-containing protein: MKKKLLSFITVVLLAAGMYWFKGVDLLTKTPQENPPSSVQVTLHFPSDRYPETAQHIKEAIQTGKSSVCTIDREGAEQNRKHSLAGVPARKGFDRDEWPMAMCSEGGKGANVKYIAPKDNRGAGSWVSHQLDEYEDGTRVKFVVK, translated from the coding sequence TTGAAGAAAAAACTGTTGAGTTTTATAACCGTAGTGCTATTGGCCGCGGGTATGTATTGGTTTAAAGGAGTCGATCTCCTTACGAAAACACCACAAGAGAACCCGCCCTCATCGGTACAGGTTACACTGCATTTTCCGTCGGATCGGTATCCAGAAACGGCGCAGCATATCAAGGAAGCGATTCAGACGGGAAAATCATCGGTATGCACAATTGATCGTGAAGGAGCCGAGCAAAATCGCAAGCATTCGCTTGCAGGAGTTCCCGCTCGTAAAGGCTTCGATCGTGACGAATGGCCGATGGCGATGTGCTCAGAAGGTGGTAAAGGTGCAAATGTCAAATACATAGCTCCTAAGGATAATCGTGGGGCAGGATCATGGGTAAGTCACCAATTGGATGAGTATGAGGATGGAACTCGTGTAAAATTTGTCGTGAAATAA
- a CDS encoding sensor histidine kinase gives MLKFNFYTKIVSIVILLLIPVLVLYVYSNQMTTRVLRNELNQSNYNQLTFFQNQVNTNIEMISAWPHLLIHDPDVASFQAIFLKDKTLNLDGINLIKRIQTKLGLQESSSNWRTGLDIYSPSLGRVVSEDGAGFYDQKKLNQLIKDGWQVSKKRMYGKDQFIFSLYTLSPFSSLGNPETANTIIKVEFDGSNIQDMLDRFKGDGRKEPFYYKKGVGAIYNRTANEELSGKLITKLEKMGLHEVDNLTVKIGEESYLVHAVLSQTTGWYLIDYMPLSDIMSPIYSSNRLFYITVVGLLLVGLIGAYLLHSQVQVPILQLVRAFRRLKDGDYAVRLSPRGSHEFAFLSRQFNLMVEQIQELFEKVYVEQLHVKEARLKQLQSQINPHFFYNCFSFITSMAKLHNHEAVVAMAHNLSRYYRYTTRQERDLVPLSEEVEFVQYYLKIQQMRMPRLTFTIDVSPQANSLLIPLLVVQPLVENAVLHGIEPQVEDGIIHIKTECVGSYIHLIVDDNGLGLSQEAITALTSTLDKPVEEKHGYGLWNVHQRMRLHFGEDAGLAFSLSPLGGLRAVLKWPLPAEAEQTNGLIVPSPNSNMVKLEGPYGSDIIGR, from the coding sequence ATGTTAAAATTTAATTTTTATACGAAAATCGTCTCTATCGTTATTCTATTGCTGATTCCTGTACTAGTTTTGTACGTCTACTCCAATCAGATGACGACAAGAGTGCTACGTAACGAGCTGAACCAGTCCAATTATAATCAACTGACTTTTTTTCAAAATCAGGTAAACACCAATATTGAAATGATATCCGCCTGGCCGCATTTGTTGATTCATGATCCTGATGTTGCCAGCTTTCAGGCCATTTTTTTAAAGGATAAGACTCTCAATTTAGATGGAATTAATCTTATCAAACGTATCCAGACCAAGCTGGGACTTCAGGAAAGCTCATCGAATTGGAGAACCGGTCTGGATATCTATTCCCCTTCACTTGGACGTGTTGTGTCAGAAGATGGAGCCGGTTTTTATGATCAGAAAAAACTAAACCAGTTGATTAAAGATGGCTGGCAGGTATCCAAAAAAAGAATGTACGGGAAGGATCAGTTTATATTTTCATTGTATACGTTATCCCCGTTTTCCTCACTTGGTAATCCTGAAACCGCCAACACGATTATTAAGGTCGAATTTGACGGCAGCAACATTCAGGACATGCTTGACCGCTTTAAAGGTGATGGACGGAAGGAGCCTTTTTATTATAAAAAAGGTGTAGGAGCGATCTATAATCGTACTGCGAATGAAGAGCTGTCCGGCAAGCTGATTACAAAATTGGAAAAAATGGGGCTGCATGAGGTTGATAATCTGACCGTGAAAATTGGAGAAGAGAGCTACCTGGTTCATGCCGTTCTTTCGCAAACGACGGGCTGGTATTTAATTGACTATATGCCTTTGTCCGATATAATGTCTCCAATTTATTCTTCAAATCGATTATTTTATATCACCGTTGTTGGCTTGCTGCTGGTAGGCTTGATTGGTGCTTACCTGCTTCATTCACAGGTACAAGTGCCGATTCTCCAGCTTGTGCGGGCATTTCGGAGATTAAAGGATGGAGACTATGCTGTTCGATTAAGCCCAAGGGGGAGTCATGAGTTTGCTTTCCTGTCCCGTCAATTCAATCTGATGGTCGAACAGATTCAGGAGCTGTTTGAAAAGGTGTATGTTGAGCAGCTGCATGTCAAGGAAGCGCGTCTAAAGCAGCTCCAGTCACAAATTAATCCACACTTTTTTTATAATTGTTTTTCGTTCATTACAAGTATGGCGAAGCTCCACAATCATGAGGCGGTCGTGGCCATGGCGCATAATTTATCAAGGTATTATCGATATACGACAAGGCAGGAACGGGATTTGGTGCCATTATCAGAGGAAGTCGAGTTTGTTCAATATTATTTGAAAATTCAGCAGATGCGTATGCCACGGCTAACGTTTACAATTGATGTTTCTCCACAGGCCAATAGTCTGCTGATTCCGCTGCTTGTAGTGCAACCGCTAGTGGAAAATGCGGTGCTGCACGGGATAGAACCTCAAGTGGAGGATGGCATCATCCATATTAAAACCGAGTGTGTCGGCTCGTATATACACCTGATTGTGGATGATAATGGACTAGGCTTGAGCCAAGAGGCTATAACAGCCCTGACATCAACGCTTGACAAGCCTGTAGAAGAGAAACATGGCTACGGCTTATGGAATGTACATCAACGCATGCGATTGCATTTTGGAGAAGACGCCGGACTGGCTTTCTCGTTGTCACCTTTGGGAGGACTGCGTGCGGTTCTAAAATGGCCGCTGCCAGCAGAAGCAGAGCAGACGAACGGCTTGATTGTACCTTCCCCAAATTCGAATATGGTTAAACTGGAGGGACCTTATGGTTCAGATATTATTGGTAGATGA
- a CDS encoding glycosyl hydrolase 115 family protein, which produces MKPCEPMIITSESGYNLQVGGNVPIAHAWRMIARDHKQVFGREPLQTEEEASIMIRYAQEEDGCPQWPEGYCLRFVADGKRTVLHIIGRDELGIIYGLLHYSRFVLGVEPFWFWAELPPTRRDPIVLPGQDYDSIPPKVRYRGWFVNDEVCLIGWKDDYPPTEQVWEPVFEALLRCGGNMVIPGTDLPRTGIHHKLAADMGLWITHHHAEPLGAEMFLRAFPGKQASYKEHPELFEQLWREAIERQKGEKIVWVLSFRGQGDKPFWENDPSFNTPEKRGQLISYVVRKQYSMICECVEQPVCSMAMYGEIAELYKQGHIEVPEGVIKIWADNGYGKMVSRRHGNLNHRVPALPEVEDEGKNGVYYHVTFHDLQASNHLTQFPSSAELIVDELTTAFAVGADEYLLVNSGNILPHLYTLDLAANLWTYGNTDAGQQLADFIGRLYSRQHQEISRLYQDYSRCSIVYGPHKDDRAGEEFYHHPARQIMGFWLQGKEGYDERLCWAAGEKPFAEQVRWFKEKAESAILGWVELQERCLQTMKQLPEDECRRLYNQLLVQIEVHLSGCRGLANICNAYGLFLEGDYPRAFIQASHAVWSYQKGKEALSLAGTGRWEHFYRADWLTNLDNTISHADTVRRFLRIQGDSPDMFLWYKQYIMPETEKHIYLENTHRKPLSDDELAHCLEKVLC; this is translated from the coding sequence ATGAAACCCTGTGAACCTATGATCATTACATCTGAAAGCGGATACAATCTTCAAGTTGGCGGAAATGTGCCGATTGCACACGCTTGGAGAATGATTGCGCGAGATCATAAGCAAGTGTTTGGCAGAGAGCCATTGCAAACAGAAGAAGAGGCCTCGATCATGATCCGTTATGCGCAGGAAGAGGATGGATGCCCACAGTGGCCGGAGGGGTATTGTTTGCGTTTTGTTGCTGATGGCAAGAGAACGGTACTTCATATCATTGGCCGTGATGAGCTCGGGATCATTTACGGGCTGCTCCATTACAGTCGCTTCGTTCTGGGTGTAGAGCCGTTCTGGTTCTGGGCAGAACTTCCTCCGACCAGGCGGGATCCCATAGTCCTCCCGGGCCAGGATTATGACAGTATACCGCCCAAGGTTCGCTATCGGGGCTGGTTTGTCAATGATGAGGTATGTCTGATTGGTTGGAAGGATGATTATCCGCCGACGGAGCAGGTATGGGAGCCCGTTTTTGAAGCATTACTACGCTGTGGCGGCAACATGGTGATTCCGGGAACGGATTTACCGCGCACAGGTATCCATCATAAGCTTGCGGCAGACATGGGATTATGGATTACACACCATCATGCCGAGCCGCTGGGTGCGGAGATGTTTTTGCGCGCTTTTCCAGGGAAGCAGGCCAGCTACAAGGAGCATCCCGAGCTGTTTGAGCAGCTATGGCGGGAAGCAATCGAACGGCAGAAGGGGGAGAAAATTGTATGGGTATTGTCTTTTCGTGGACAGGGAGACAAGCCTTTTTGGGAAAATGACCCTTCCTTTAATACGCCGGAGAAACGTGGACAATTAATATCGTACGTGGTTCGCAAACAGTACAGTATGATCTGCGAATGTGTGGAGCAGCCCGTGTGCAGTATGGCGATGTATGGCGAGATTGCCGAGTTATACAAGCAGGGGCACATTGAAGTTCCCGAAGGGGTAATTAAAATATGGGCGGACAATGGTTACGGCAAAATGGTATCCCGGCGCCATGGCAATCTCAACCATCGTGTACCGGCATTGCCCGAGGTGGAGGATGAAGGCAAGAACGGAGTATATTATCATGTGACCTTCCACGACCTGCAGGCGTCAAACCATCTTACTCAATTTCCCTCCTCTGCCGAGCTGATTGTTGACGAATTAACAACAGCATTTGCCGTAGGAGCAGACGAGTATCTGCTGGTCAATTCGGGTAATATTTTGCCGCATTTATATACGCTGGATTTGGCAGCGAATTTATGGACGTATGGTAACACGGATGCTGGACAGCAGCTTGCTGATTTTATCGGGCGCTTGTACAGTCGTCAGCATCAAGAGATTTCCCGATTGTACCAGGATTATTCCCGTTGTAGTATCGTTTATGGTCCGCACAAGGATGATCGGGCGGGGGAGGAATTCTATCACCATCCAGCGCGGCAAATTATGGGCTTTTGGCTGCAAGGCAAAGAAGGCTATGATGAACGGCTGTGTTGGGCTGCTGGAGAAAAACCTTTTGCTGAACAGGTACGCTGGTTCAAGGAAAAAGCCGAATCGGCAATCCTGGGCTGGGTTGAACTGCAAGAGCGGTGTCTGCAAACGATGAAGCAATTGCCGGAGGATGAATGTCGCAGGCTGTATAATCAGCTTCTTGTGCAGATTGAAGTGCATCTGAGCGGTTGCCGAGGGCTGGCCAACATCTGCAACGCTTACGGGTTATTTCTTGAAGGAGACTATCCACGAGCATTTATACAAGCTTCGCATGCCGTTTGGAGCTACCAGAAGGGGAAAGAAGCGCTCTCGCTCGCAGGGACTGGAAGATGGGAGCATTTCTACCGGGCGGATTGGTTGACCAATCTCGATAACACCATTTCTCATGCGGATACGGTGCGAAGATTTCTACGGATTCAGGGTGATAGCCCCGATATGTTTCTGTGGTACAAACAATATATCATGCCGGAGACCGAAAAACATATCTACCTGGAGAATACGCATCGCAAGCCGCTATCTGATGATGAATTGGCACACTGCCTGGAGAAGGTACTATGTTAA
- a CDS encoding extracellular solute-binding protein — MRVHSKKKLLSLLAATMLLGVGLVGCSGTGNGGDTNSAAKTENVYKEKYNPEVTISTVWGVDPTLKFKNGESIENNVATKWAKEKFGINIKSLWSVTDTNGAFATKLRLAMSSGQEMPDVVVLGTENEQLAQDMIDSGMFAEAGPLFDKYASDSWKQAMNQDTNVWNQYSRDGKKMGIPVLDFAYNHDYVLWVRQDWLDKLGMKAPQTMDELEKVMDAFKNKNPDGLSPDKVIPLSIGFKTSMNTWMGDPSWIFGAYGTLPQQWNKGADGSLEYGSVQPGMKPGLQKLSEWLKKGYIPQEAALWDENKTSEPAVAGTAGIIPGPYWMSGWPLQDTVKNAKSAVWKPIKIPVGPDNKAMRHGTQYTNGVVLINKQMQHPEAFFTYQNYLFDHFANAKPEGDLANGLFKGYDYDLDANGKLLPIDKIPGGYVNSVRYLLVRDGARIPDAQMKALLSLADGAEAKTRLEKDVMVNYGKDTPAAAKVLMEQKDISMKDQFTGPTTPTMKSKKDYLDKIENQTFNEIIYGKQPISAFDTFVQTWKSAGGEQITKEVNEWYKSVEK, encoded by the coding sequence ATGCGAGTTCATTCGAAAAAAAAGCTGTTGTCGCTGCTCGCCGCAACTATGCTATTAGGAGTTGGCCTTGTGGGCTGCTCGGGCACGGGGAATGGTGGAGATACCAATAGCGCAGCCAAAACTGAAAACGTATACAAAGAAAAATACAATCCGGAAGTCACCATTTCCACCGTATGGGGTGTAGATCCTACCTTAAAATTTAAAAATGGCGAATCGATCGAAAATAACGTTGCGACCAAATGGGCTAAAGAGAAATTCGGTATTAATATAAAATCACTCTGGTCTGTCACGGATACCAATGGTGCATTTGCCACGAAGCTGCGTTTGGCGATGTCCTCCGGTCAGGAGATGCCGGACGTCGTTGTACTGGGAACGGAAAATGAGCAGCTGGCGCAGGATATGATCGATTCCGGCATGTTCGCGGAAGCTGGTCCGTTGTTCGATAAGTATGCTTCGGATTCCTGGAAGCAGGCGATGAATCAGGATACGAATGTATGGAACCAATATAGCCGGGACGGCAAAAAAATGGGAATTCCAGTACTCGATTTCGCCTATAACCACGATTATGTGCTGTGGGTGCGGCAAGATTGGCTGGACAAGCTCGGCATGAAAGCTCCTCAGACGATGGATGAACTGGAAAAGGTGATGGATGCTTTTAAAAATAAAAACCCGGACGGACTGTCTCCAGACAAAGTGATTCCGCTCAGCATCGGTTTCAAAACGTCTATGAACACCTGGATGGGTGACCCGTCCTGGATTTTCGGAGCCTATGGCACACTCCCCCAACAATGGAACAAAGGCGCGGACGGCAGCCTGGAATATGGCTCCGTGCAGCCAGGTATGAAGCCGGGTCTGCAAAAGCTGAGCGAATGGCTCAAAAAGGGATACATTCCGCAGGAAGCAGCATTGTGGGATGAGAATAAAACGTCAGAGCCTGCAGTCGCAGGAACAGCAGGCATCATACCGGGTCCATACTGGATGAGCGGCTGGCCGCTTCAGGATACGGTGAAAAATGCGAAGAGCGCTGTATGGAAGCCGATCAAAATTCCAGTGGGGCCTGACAACAAAGCCATGCGCCATGGAACTCAATACACCAATGGTGTCGTACTGATCAACAAACAAATGCAGCATCCTGAAGCTTTTTTCACCTATCAAAATTACTTGTTTGATCATTTTGCAAATGCCAAACCGGAAGGAGATTTGGCGAACGGGTTGTTTAAGGGCTACGACTATGATCTGGATGCGAATGGAAAGCTGTTGCCTATCGACAAGATACCAGGCGGTTATGTAAACTCTGTTCGTTATTTGCTGGTTCGTGATGGTGCGCGTATACCTGATGCCCAAATGAAGGCTTTGTTAAGTTTGGCTGACGGCGCGGAAGCGAAGACTCGTCTGGAGAAGGATGTAATGGTCAATTACGGCAAAGATACACCTGCGGCTGCCAAGGTGTTAATGGAACAGAAGGACATCTCCATGAAGGATCAGTTCACGGGACCTACTACGCCAACTATGAAGTCCAAAAAGGACTATCTGGATAAGATTGAAAACCAGACCTTCAATGAAATTATTTATGGCAAACAGCCGATTTCGGCCTTTGATACCTTCGTGCAGACGTGGAAGAGTGCCGGAGGCGAACAAATTACAAAAGAAGTGAATGAATGGTATAAGAGCGTTGAGAAGTAA
- a CDS encoding response regulator transcription factor has product MVQILLVDDESYVTESLAATIPWETLGIERVHQAASALAAVDVLEAYDIDILVTDIRMPGMTGLELIVEVNERWPHIRCLLLTGYADFEYAKKAIQLKAFDYILKPVDDEEFMKCVSAAIDSLKEEWEAFDKVHQLQYSRRTDFGVLRTHLMHDLVLGRHLSIQVIEDKLSQYEIMLRTGQRASMLLIQLGKHFSDMDYHSISLIEYAIGNIAEEVFAPDFYVWHCKAPHDCLIVLIEENWNLISDRSMDEQNHILRATIDNFRKNVSNYLKGEIYVTVTGWFMFPQELPKVYQSAIRSLYWNQQEETDTLLFIEEQPEHSYNSAKLLEGLYVHPTLTHLLESRQWEEAEAKINRVFGKIEEAGYTREHLYELFITVTSAFMYTAHKQGRFITQMDQTGFDPLHAQQMVQSFSNLKEWIFLMMNKLKSEWSESEQSAKSYVVKQVQELISQDKGQELSVKTIADQVYLHPVYLSKIYKAETGEGLGDYIIRMRMERALYLLKYSNKKIYEITTELGYQNPQYFSKMFKKHYGMTPHEFRDQ; this is encoded by the coding sequence ATGGTTCAGATATTATTGGTAGATGATGAAAGCTATGTAACCGAAAGCCTGGCGGCTACCATTCCATGGGAAACGCTGGGCATCGAGAGGGTTCATCAAGCAGCTTCCGCATTGGCAGCAGTGGATGTGCTTGAAGCGTACGACATTGATATTCTGGTTACGGATATTCGTATGCCCGGCATGACGGGATTAGAGCTGATTGTTGAGGTGAACGAGCGATGGCCGCACATTCGATGCTTGCTGCTCACAGGCTATGCCGATTTTGAATATGCCAAAAAAGCGATCCAGCTTAAGGCTTTTGATTATATTTTAAAACCGGTGGATGATGAGGAGTTTATGAAATGTGTATCAGCTGCCATCGATTCGCTAAAGGAAGAATGGGAGGCCTTTGACAAGGTTCATCAATTACAGTACAGTCGCAGGACCGATTTTGGTGTGCTGCGTACTCACCTGATGCATGATTTGGTGCTTGGGCGTCATCTGTCTATACAAGTAATAGAGGACAAGTTGTCACAGTACGAAATTATGCTGCGCACAGGACAACGTGCCAGTATGCTGCTTATTCAGCTAGGCAAGCATTTTTCTGATATGGATTATCATTCAATATCTTTAATAGAGTATGCGATTGGGAATATTGCTGAAGAAGTGTTTGCGCCCGATTTTTACGTTTGGCACTGTAAAGCACCGCATGACTGTCTAATTGTATTGATAGAAGAAAATTGGAATCTGATTTCCGATCGGAGCATGGACGAGCAGAATCATATTTTGCGTGCGACGATTGACAATTTCCGAAAAAATGTGAGCAACTACTTAAAAGGCGAAATTTACGTTACGGTAACCGGCTGGTTTATGTTCCCACAGGAGCTGCCTAAGGTATACCAGTCAGCTATCAGGTCCTTATACTGGAACCAGCAGGAGGAAACGGATACGCTGCTCTTTATAGAAGAACAGCCAGAACATTCGTACAATTCAGCCAAGCTGCTGGAGGGGTTATACGTACACCCAACGCTGACCCATCTTCTGGAGTCCAGACAATGGGAGGAGGCTGAAGCGAAGATAAATCGTGTATTTGGCAAGATAGAGGAAGCAGGGTATACCCGTGAGCATTTATATGAGCTGTTTATTACGGTAACGAGCGCATTTATGTACACGGCGCATAAGCAAGGACGCTTCATTACGCAGATGGATCAAACGGGCTTTGACCCGCTGCATGCGCAGCAAATGGTTCAATCGTTCTCCAATCTTAAGGAATGGATATTTTTGATGATGAACAAGCTAAAGTCGGAATGGTCTGAAAGTGAGCAAAGCGCCAAAAGCTATGTGGTCAAGCAGGTTCAGGAGCTCATCTCCCAGGATAAAGGTCAGGAGCTATCTGTTAAGACGATTGCCGATCAGGTTTATCTTCATCCGGTCTATCTGTCCAAAATCTACAAGGCTGAAACCGGAGAAGGTCTGGGAGATTATATCATCCGAATGAGAATGGAGCGGGCTCTGTATTTGCTCAAGTACTCCAACAAAAAAATATATGAAATTACAACAGAGCTGGGTTATCAGAATCCCCAATATTTCAGCAAGATGTTCAAAAAGCATTATGGAATGACTCCGCATGAATTTCGGGACCAATAA